From the genome of Malus sylvestris chromosome 13, drMalSylv7.2, whole genome shotgun sequence:
CATGGGCTTCATTTGGGCTGGGCTTTATCTATCAATCCAATTACCCAACATATCTTAAAATGAGTCAATGGTCAAGATATACACCAAAATATATACGCGAAgcggaagaaaataaatttgtatCATATCTGCCGTTCACGATATTCAAGTCAAGAATCTTtcatttacaagtaaagaaaaaatatcattaaatcGTAATACTAAGTAGTGAAAACTTAAGGATTTTAGAGTAATGATAGGATTTGAAAAATCGCAGCGACACCTCCCTTAATCCTTTCTTTAAAGAATTTCTTAAAAAGataatcataaatttttattttggtaaactacTTAAGACTACCCAAATTGTAAGGTTGATTTCAAACAAGTCTAGGGAATTTGATGACTCGTTGACTAATAATGTATCTAAGTATCGGGTTTTCGCGTGTTTCGTATGAATTTGTTGAGATCAAAGTTCAAGGAACAGTTTGAAACTAATCCTAAAGTTCGAATAATTTTAGGTCATTCACCCTTTGCATTTTTAATATGGCATATAATGAGAAGTTTCTTTTGTAAAACAGGAGGTTATGTTGAATTAGTAATATTTGGAAGTTTTTACATTTTTACTCCCCAACGGACAAAGGACAAGTAGCAAATCATCTTGTGTAATCAAAATACATGAACGTTtaacaaatttgaaaaatcGTTGGAGCGCGGGAGCGCCTACCAAGAGGCTCGAGGCTAGTCCCGTCCGCGCCAATATGCGCAAGCttagtttaaattttaatgaaacgAGTTATTCCTACTAGTCATGGCTAACCTAATTGCTCAaaggtttctttgtttttatttttatttttgaagtatTGAGTAAGCTGACTCTAATTGATGTTTAATTTCCAGATTTAGTAACATTATTTGGCACTCATGAATAATCAGCTTCAGTCGCAgcatgatttttaattttttttttcccgctACATAGGAATGGTAAAAACATGGTATGTAAAgatataattatttttatttttttcaaataaaactAGTCAATTCTAAATATTGCAAGaaattaagttaaaaaaaacCTCATTAAAACCCAAATAACTAACTCATGTACTCACCATTAGAGGAACTTTATCTTTTTAAAAAAAGTCGGGATTGGGTTTGACCAATATGACACTATACGGTTAGCCGGTGCTGTGATATGACTCTCAAATATCCAAAAGATGTGAAGCGACGACATGAATCTTCATTGTAATGTTTTCTATTttcaaaaaagaataaaagaatgatGTCAAAACTTAAAAGgcatgaaaaataagaaaataatgaaaattttctccttcatcttcttattattttactttcaaGTTTTAACCATGTCACGTTGCTCAACACTCCGTTGACCAGAGTGTAACCATTTCACTTACAATTTCACAGTTTCACGACCATTTCTTCAGTTTTATAGGTAAATGTGAGCTCCCCTAACAAACAATTTCAATTTTGCTTAAGCACCTCAGAGTGCATGCTACTGGTAACTctcatcttctctctctctctctctctctctctctctctctctctctctctctctctctctctcgctctctctagGTTAAAGGCTTAAAGCTTCTTAATCTATATCTAATCCTTTTTTCCATGACATAAATCCCCCTAATCTGAATtctaaaatatttttcttttctgattCAAGCTTCTAAATCTCGTACTTTCTCTGTTGCACTCAATCTTGTTCTAATTGTTTTGATATCCATGGAACACATGAGCCCTAAAAAGACTAATGGTCTCCCTAGCTTTGCACATGACCTCCAAATCTTGGTGGTAGATCATGATACATTGTCCCTCATGTCCACAGCGGCAACGTTAAAAAACATACTCATTCAAAGGTATATCATTCCAGAAATTTCACACACTAATATATGGTGTCATGCTGATCTATGAGATAAGACTTATATGGATACAAAACTCCACCTATATTTTATGTGTACACATATAACGAATTAACTGATTTTAGATggaaaatttgaacttgtttgtGTGGATCTAAAGGTCGAGGCAATCCATGAAAACAAAACCAAGATTCAAGAATAACAAGGTTATATGATGAACAATGAGCCATTAAATGATTAAGTAGTTAGGCAAAGAAAATGGTATAAGATTTATCTTGATTTTGTCTGTTATgctgtacaatttttttttttgtctttataTTGAGCTAAATCTTTCTTGACATAAGATATGTATTAAGATAAAATGTctgttatcttttctgtttatttGCATGTGTCATTTTTGTTACGTTTCTTGTCTCTATGTGTTTGTATAAttttctttgatatatataATTTGTCTGCACATAAAAGGGCAATCTCAAGCCAACAAGACTTCAGACTCTGCGAAAGTCGGAGGAATGTCTAGCCTTACCTTATTTTGCAAAGAGGTTGTTTACACAATTCGAACTCGTGACATTTGGGTCACAAATGAGCAAATTTTCGTTTAAAAAAGAATTATCTTTATTTTTCACAACCTGGTTAataactctctctctcgttgCTCCTCTAGTTACCACAACCGCTCTGGCTTCTGTTGCATTGTCGATGATTCGGGAACAAAAGGATCATTATGATCTAGTAATGGCTAACATCAGTATGCCAGATAAACACAGATTTTCGCTTCTACGGGTGCTGCATAAGATCAAGATTCCTGTCATATGTAAGCTTCAATGTATCTAGAACTTTTCCTATTTGGATCGATTGGCTTATGGAAATTCCTTCTGGTTGTGTACTAATTGTTGCATAACTCATATTTCAACGCAGTCATGTCCTCAGAAGTGAATATTAATGTAGCCAAGAAGGCCCTAGCTGAAGGAGCATGCTTTTTTCTTTAGAAACCAATCTCCTTAGATGATCTGAAAAACGTGTGGCAACACGTTTATCGGAAGGTAAGAAACCCAAGGAAGGACACACATAAACCAAATTGTGCAAAGAAGATTAATGAGGCCGGTAATGTGCTTTGACCTCCCACTGGAGGTATTAGAATCCATGAGGTTCGTGGTGTGTGTAGGCCTACCGCTGTACACGATTTGCGCAAGACACTCGCTCATTGAGATGCAAATCAGGTAAAGTTAGGAGAGGTGAGGGAAATCGTCAGAGAGAACTACAGTGCTCTCGCGCTGAACAGCAGATAGCCACAGAGAACCATACAAAAGGAGCATTTGGTATAAAGAGACCAGTCGATGATAAGGAAGAGCAAGAAAAAGCGAAGAAAGTTAAACTAAACGCGAGCAAACTGTTTCTGGAAGTAAAAACAAGGAAGAGGAAGGAATGGAAAATAAGGATTACAATGGCAGCTCCGAAGATAGAAGGTGCCGCACCATTTGGACTCCGGAACTTCATCTCAAGTTTACAGCAGCCCTAAGTGCATTAGGAGATCAAAGTAATTGTTCCCTTCTCATAAAACAatctagttttcttttttttttatctacacCTTTAAGAAGTgctaaattatttttgtttcttgttttcttttggaCACAGATGCTCGTCCTAAATCGATTCtgaaatggatgaatgtgcctAATATAACGCTGCGCCAGGTTGCAAGCCATCTACAGGTTTCTCTTCAACTCATATCTTAAGAACTTCTTTTCACATTTGTAATTGTTTTCAGAAGGATTTATGTCAGGTTCTTTTTCCTTCTAGAAATACAGGAAACAAGTACAAGAAATTCAGGAGGCTGGCACAACGAGCTTACCTTCATTAAGTAGACCATACAGTTGGAATAGCAGAAATGAATTTCCACCAGCAAGGAAAACTTCTCTAATATGCCGCCCATACGAACAAGGGACTTCAACTTTTGGAGTTCAAGGCAATCCAGCGCAATTAATGACTCCGAATTCTTTCACCAGAGTCAGTGACTACAGAAGCCAGAATCCGTATTCAGAACACAGTCATGTCTCACAACACAAATCATCAAGGCGAAAGCCTCTTTGACTTTTATTTGAGAACTCATGGAAAGTTTCAGAATTTGGACCAGATAATAGAAACAAACAGCTTCACATTGGGTGCAGGCATGAATGCAATCGAGAAGAGAAACCACCCACTTAGATTAGAAGAGAGCAGGTTTAAAGTAAGCAAAACAACCTTACCGAGTACGAACTACATGACTCCATAGTTTGCTTCTCCCTACATATCAGCAAATACTTTTCAGCTCCCAAATGCGTCTACCAGCATGAATCAAGCGCAGAGTTATTGTCCAGCATCGACTGCTCCGTTCCATGCCCAAAATCAGAACAATAGCAGAAGTCACCGGAACAACTGAAGTAGGCATGAATCAAGCGGAGCTTTATACTCCAGCGCCAACCACTTCCATCAATTCCCATAATCAGAACCACTTTTTTCGTAGAAATCACGGGAACAACTGAAGTTGGCATGAACCAAGCACATTATTACACTCCAACCCCGACTACCCCTATCAATTTCCAAAATCAGAACCACTTTTCAGCGGAAGTCACCGGAACAACTGAGGTACTTGAGGTTGGGCCGGAACACATAGCTTCAGGCAATGCGGCCAATGCGGCCAATGCAGAAACATTTCCAGCAGACTTCAATGGTGGAAGCCAGCAGCTGGATGCTGCAGCAAGAGAGGCTTCTCCAGCTAGTTCAAACAATAACCAACCCATGTTGGAGTATGATGATCTGTTGAAGCTGCTTGAAGAAGATCCAGAGTAGTTCAACTGGTTTGACAGTGTACCAAATGCAGGTGATGCCAATGGTTACTGTGAATTGCTAACGGAAACTTCAAAATAGCCCGAATTCACCGTAGTTTCAGTTCCAAATACAGGGTTTCATTAAAGCATGCATTATATTTCCCTTCAAGATGGTAGTATTAGTTTCCTTATAAACAAGACTTCCTGTCTGTATTCCATATTTTATGTTGGTTATAGtttgtatcaaatcaaatatttgtaGCCAAATGAGACTTCATTTCTATAATCTGGAATTTTACCATACAATGAGTAATTTGTACAAATTAAGCcaatcagtttttgtaaaaaaacaaatagtAAATTGCATGAGTAGatgttcttaaaaaaataatgctAGTCTATATATGATTGCAAGAAatgaaaatctttttttttttgttggaaaacCTCGACGGTACGAGggtaattttattgataacgaaAAAACAACTTACACCTAGTCAGaggggacataaaccttacccctAAAAAAACAGAgacaacaaaaaggaatacactagaaagaagagagaatataaaccttacccttctagaaacaaaaaacGAGAATGATACAAAGAAAAGAGGGGGGGGGACATGAAACCTAACCTCTCTAGAACCAAACTTGAAGGTctaaacctgcaaaacaagTCAAACAACACCATAAAGATAGGAGAATAAAAAGAAAGTGAGACAAACCTAGATGCCTGACATGCACCTTAATTTGAGAAGCGGTAACCAGGCAAgccaacataatcagaaaacaGAGCAGCATGAACCGCCATCGGAGGAGAATCGTGCCATGTTAAAGATGGAGAAGACAAGCCCATGTTAGCAAAATTGTCCCCAACAAGATTTCCTTCGCGATATATGTGAGATACGTAGAAAGTCATTTTCCGAATGCGATCCAAACAAATAGACCATTGCGTATGAAGAGGCCAAGGAGGATCAAAATCAGACGATTGAAGAGCAGAAATAACACTAGAACTATTACTTTCCAACCAAAGACAATGCCAACCCCGCTGATAAGCAAACTCAATACCAATAATAATTGCTGATAACTCTGCAAAAAAAGAGTTGCAATGACCAATCCGTTGATAGAAACCTCCGAGAAAACGACCATGCCAATTCCTGAAAACTCATCCACATGCAGTAGGACCAGGATTTCCTTTAGACAAACCATCGTTTTGGACCGGGATGAAAATCATTGAATATACACAAGTTCATGCTTCAATGTTCGTTATAGGACCTTTAAACCAGTGTTGAGCGCTGAGGATCCAAGCTAAAACTGTGATGACCAACAAACCGCCAACAGGTTACGGGAGTATAGTTGAGTGTCTCGTTGGTAACTGGATTGGCCACGAGGGTTGAGAAGAGGACGGAGATGGTTGCTACCCAAATAACTGAAATTCAACCAACAAAAGCACCCCGTAGTCTCCCAAGTTGAAAGGTCCTGGGACAAAGGATTGCGTGCCAAGGTCACCCTAAAGAAGATGGGTAGGGCATAAACAATGCACAGTCCGATGGTTGCTATAGAAACCATGGCATTGTATGCCACAAGGCTTCCGAGAGACCAAAGATATCGAAACAAACATGGTTAGCAGTTGCCGAAGAAAGCAGAGAAAAAATCTTGCTGCAAGTGATCATGTGATTACTGTTATTTCCATCCAAACGATATTAAATTATTCATGTTATTCCGTattttaaaaaacataaaaaccttAAGCTCAATAACCACGCCAAGTGAAGCTGAAAGCCAAACAGCGTTTATGAGGACATTGGTTTGTAAACTTTATGCCAAAGTGGTGAAAATGGCATGGCTCCATCTCTAGAGAATGCATACGCCATCCGAGaacaaaaatgtaaaatttgttGCCGACTCCCCTCCCCATTAtcaaaaaaatcacaaatttaTACAATTCCAAACTCTTTTGTTGTTACAACATCACTGTCTCAAACAGCCCAACTTCCAGACTTGTGATAAACTGGAAGAAAAGTGAAGTAAATGAAATGAAACTAAATTTATATATGAATTCGAATCAGCAGGCAGCTAGTTGGCGAGAAGCAGCCAGCCTCTTGTAAATCTCCATAACCAATCTGCTGTCAACTAATTTATCACCACAAGAAGCCATCGAATCTGGTCATGAGGTTTAGCAATCTTCTTCGCGGCAATCCTTCCCACACCGCCGTCCTTTCCCGCCATCCGCATCATCATGTCAACTTAGCCGTTATGCAACTTAGCCAAAAAGCTTTATAGGGGAAACAAACTTCAGCAACCTCAGCTTGGTCTCGAGCTTCCAACTCCGCCTTGGACTGTTTCTCCCTTTAGATCCGCCACCGAGCCTCACTACCCACATCTTCTTTCTGGTCTCACCATTCAGCCTCTGGTACCTTCTCCTCCTCCAGTACCTCTTCAAGTTGTCGTATTAAGTGGTCGAAACGATCTccattttaattgattaatttctttGAGTACTAGGGTCTGCACTCAGTTTCTTAATTTGTGTGACTAGAAATGGTTCGAGAGAGGTGTGTGAAGAGAGGAAGTCAGAGGGGGTTTTAATAGAGGAGGAGAAGACTTGTGTGCCAAGTCAAAGTGGTAGGCTAGGTCTTATGGTTTCTCCAGGAATGAATGAGCTGGCCattacaaaaacaaacaaaacaaaagggtaCAAAATTAACATCAACAAATTCACACCACATTCCGATGGCAAAACGGCATCAACAATATTCTCTTGTCAAATAATTTTATAAGCACAAAAGAAGATTTGGCACATGGAACAACAGCTGGTATCTGAAAGGCCAAATATATTCCAGTTAGAAACTCAGATCAAAACACAAATTAGCCGTCCTAAAATTAGCATGCGTGCAGATTCTGACCATAATCTATATGTTTATGTGTTAAGGAAGACTACGAGTACAACATTTTCTACCAAATAGGAGAATTGAGTTCTAATTTCATAGAGGTCCTGTATCCAGTCAAAACCAGGCAACTGCATGCATTAACCTTGTGCAACAATTTCAGCACAAATGTACGTGGTTTGACTCGCGACGCATGATTAAGTTTTATTTCTAatccaaatttcaaaaacataaaaatcatAGGCACAAATGTACGAAAAATTCAACCAATATATTGAGTTTCTGTAAAGGCCGGCTTCCACGAGTATTAACATTTTACAATTTCTGTAGATGTTCAAACTTTGTATAAGAATTAACAAATAGAATTAATCAAATCTGTGTCACAGGAAAGTGAAAATAACTACATATCCATCACGTTGAAGAAGTTGCTTTGGCTTTCAACTATCAATCCATGCTCAGCCAATTGGCGGGAAGCAGCCAATCTCTTGTAAATCTCCAAAACCAGTCTGCTGTCAACTAACTCGTTGCCACAAGTAGCCATTGAAACCTGATCTTGGGGTTTTGCGATCTTCTTCGCGGCAATCCTCCCGACGCCGCCGGCCTTGCCCGCCATCCGAATCGTCATGTCAACGTAACCATTATGCAACTTAGCCAAAAGCTTTATAGGGGAAACATACTTCAGCATCCTCAGCTTGGTCTTGAGCTTCCAACTCCGTTTAGGACTAGTGCTCCCTTTAGCTCCTCCGCCGAGCCTCGCAACCCTCATCTTCTTTCTGGTCTCGCCATGCAGCCTCTGGTAGCTTCTCCTCCTCCAGTACCTCTTCAAGCTGTCGTAGTACGTAGTCGGAACAATCTCCATAGTAGGATCGAATAGCTCGCAGTGGTGTTTACTTCAAATCGTCGTAGCTAGCAACTGGAACAGACGAACAAGTTGAGAGCTgatgtttttgggttttgaggtttGAGAGAGTTGTGTTAGAGAGAGGAAGCAAAGAGGGGTTTATATGGAGAGGAGAGGAGGAGAAGAATTGGGTGCCAAGTCAAAACATGAGAGCTTGGTCTTAGTGCACAGCGTGTGATTGGTCAATATTGTCTGTCTGTGACAGTGTGACCGCGACCAGGCAAACGCTAATCTTTGATGCAAttgaattaataattaattaggttTGATTAAGTATGCTTCTAGTTACTAAATTGAGTAATAAATCCAATGCGTGGTATCATTTATATTATATAGTAGTATTCTCATGCTTGGCACCTTGGACTGGATTAAAAAGTCCAATCCGCGATAATCCAATCCATGGTCTAATCTCAAATAATGCTCCAGACCATGACTTGAATAGGACTCTTCCGTACATACCAAGGAAAGGCGATTATTGGAAATTAACTAGCTTATttagaagtacttttaaaatagatAAACATGCTTTtagtaaaagtgtttttgaaattaatttttaaaaaaatgcaagtaaatcttaaaaaaatattaaaagtgTCATTTGTAAGAATCACATAACTAGTATTTCTTGCATAAAACATATAACTAGTACTTCTTgcaaaaaaacactttaagtacTTTTGCAAtccaaaaatatattttctaaaaatacttTCAATCATTTGGAAAGTACTTCCAAACAACACTAAAGTGTGAAAGATTATTCCTTAATCCAGTCTCTCATTAGAAGATTGGGGCCCATTGacggaaaagaaaaatagaactttaatgaaaagctctcgatactgtttactttgacgaaaaaccacatttctatcattaaaactcaaaattttcaaacaattttcattagttttcctaaaaaaaatatcagGAATTGCCCACACCATGCTTCTGGACACGCACACGTGCGTGTTTGGCCCGGGTCCAGCGGTAGAAGCTAGAAGGAGAGCAAAGCACAGTTTGTGATGTGGAGTGTGAATGTGAATAG
Proteins encoded in this window:
- the LOC126596740 gene encoding putative two-component response regulator-like APRR6 — encoded protein: MENKDYNGSSEDRRCRTIWTPELHLKFTAALSALGDQNARPKSILKWMNVPNITLRQVASHLQKYRKQVQEIQEAGTTSLPSLSRPYSWNSRNEFPPARKTSLICRPYEQGTSTFGVQGNPAQLMTPNSFTRVSDYRSQNPYSEHSHVSQHKSSRRKPL
- the LOC126595574 gene encoding uncharacterized protein LOC126595574 codes for the protein MEIVPTTYYDSLKRYWRRRSYQRLHGETRKKMRVARLGGGAKGSTSPKRSWKLKTKLRMLKYVSPIKLLAKLHNGYVDMTIRMAGKAGGVGRIAAKKIAKPQDQVSMATCGNELVDSRLVLEIYKRLAASRQLAEHGLIVESQSNFFNVMDM